cagacgttgtcctgtacacacgtcttaaatctgaaaaatcggtccagccgttatgaggatttcactaacatacacatgagcaggagaattatatatggacggaattaaGAATCTAAACccatctcaaattcactgaaacaaacaaaaaaatcatcaaaatcggtccagccgtttcggaggtagtttaattgtgaatctaaaccattctcgaatctaCCTGAAGTCACAcgccaatctcaaattcactggaacacacaaaaatatcatcaaaatcggtctagccgtttaggaggtagttcaattgtaaatctaaaccatcctcgaatccccttgaactcacacaaaaaatttcatcaaaatcggtccagccgtctaggaggagttcagtgacatacgcacacaagaaatatacatataaagatgatgaattacaattaaaatttattttacccTTCATTTGTGTTTTAGGTACCTAATGAAGATTCACTCAAGAAAGTAACagataaattaaaagaaaattcaaTTGATCATAAGCTATGGATTGAACAACCAGAAAATATTCCAACCTGCTTAGCACTTAAACCATATCCCAAAGAAGAAGTTAAGAAATACTTTGGaatgtttaaattatacaaatctACATTAAATGATTGTCtttaatattgtcattattGTTCAAAATTATAGCCATCACTAATAGAATGGGGCCGTTGGGTGGGCAATGTAAATTCGTAATCAGCACATAGAATTTATAAATGTAGCACAGATGCTTAGTTTAATCTTTTGGCTTAATTTGAAAAtaccaattaatttattttagcgGAGAGTCCTAATGAATCTGCAATCAAAAGATACAAAACGAATTATATATTTCATCTGGGAGTACAATATATACATCTTGATTTTCTTTTTGTTCATAGTTGCCAATATGGAATACTATAAAATAAGTTGTGAAAACTgatgtatttttaatgatttcttAAATTTCCAATTTAAAcatttctataattattatgatttattattaaaaaatatttaataattttacacacaatattcattttaaatacacCATAATCTTAGTTTGTAATTTAACATGTTAACAGTCTTGTGTACCATATGTGCTCCATGCTTAATGTGgatttttgcaatatcaggggaatccACTGCAATTTAAACACTGTCTACCGCCACCTTGAGAAGGTGCAGCCAGCCTTGTGTTTCTTTACGGAGACACAGATATATCGACCTAGTGATACATCATATTTAAAGTACCCTGGGTACAACATTCAGCATATTTTTTTGCCATATGCCAGGGTATGTGtatgttagggaggatatctgctgtctccgtctcggcaattttgagggtagggacctgtgtactctctggctccatgtagattttgaggaccaCATCCGCATTTatgtgtgtctacaggtcccatagttatacaaatgatttaggttttctttagtgttaattccgccaatatttctcgtgccagattttggcgagacaacacgtcctgaggatgcctcgtgtagaggcgaaacatgtgtcgaattgttttaaaaacaaatattggcggaattaacac
The window above is part of the Leptidea sinapis chromosome 8, ilLepSina1.1, whole genome shotgun sequence genome. Proteins encoded here:
- the LOC126965642 gene encoding putative peptidyl-tRNA hydrolase PTRHD1, which gives rise to MSGLSVQYILLRSDLMKDLGWSIGALVAQACHASTAVLHIFKDDKNTIEYLNNLDNMHKVVLEVPNEDSLKKVTDKLKENSIDHKLWIEQPENIPTCLALKPYPKEEVKKYFGMFKLYKSTLNDCL